One window from the genome of Nicotiana sylvestris chromosome 9, ASM39365v2, whole genome shotgun sequence encodes:
- the LOC138878197 gene encoding uncharacterized protein, producing the protein MKTLALADYLADDEYKPLNTYFPDEEVNSVEAISKDINAWKMFFDGAVNAKGVGIGAILISPTNQHYPATARLRYFYKNNTAEYKACIMGMNMAIDQDVEELLIMGDPDLIIRQAQGEWETRDVKLITYRQHVEELGKRFKSIEFRYIPRCHNELADALATLASMLPYPSNAHIDPLEI; encoded by the coding sequence atgaaaacCCTGGCATTAGCAGACTACTTGGCTGATGATGAATATAAACCTTTGAATACTTACttcccggatgaagaggtaaactcagttgaggcaatatccaAAGAcatcaatgcttggaaaatgttcttcgatggagcggtaaacgcaaaaggtgttggaattggggcaatcttgatttCGCCCACCAATCAGCATTACCCGGCCACAGCTAGGCTTCGGTATTTCTACAAaaacaacactgccgagtacaaagcttgcattatgggtatgaacatggcaatcgaccaagatgtcgaagaacTGTTAATTATGGGAGACCCAgatttgattatccgacaagctcaaggagaatgggaaacccgagacgtCAAGCTTATTACttataggcaacatgtggaagaacttggtaagcgattcaagtcaatagagttcaggtacattcctcgttgCCACAATGAACTAGCTGATGCGCTTGCCACTTTAGCCTCAATGCTACCATACCCGAGTAATGCCCATATTGACCCCTTGGAAATCTAG